In Paenibacillus larvae subsp. larvae, the following proteins share a genomic window:
- a CDS encoding nitrous oxide reductase accessory protein NosL — MDKNGGSIKMKKIGIFILTAVVCLAVSACGSKLPEPADIVEGVDKCEICNMQVANNQHATQIILNDGKILKFDDLGDMYAWIKKNGKGKIKVQYVRDFHSKEWINAKEASYLYDQEFQTPMAFGVLSFKDKNGAESYQKEQQKGKLLTYEDLDKHSWEPNREMMKKMKEEHGGGHEHKDGEQGHQDHGKQDGEHGGQDNNHKEDTANRGDSHHTQDAGQSGKEHGGYE, encoded by the coding sequence ATGGATAAAAATGGGGGTTCGATCAAAATGAAAAAAATAGGGATATTTATCTTGACAGCGGTTGTATGTCTGGCAGTTTCGGCGTGCGGGTCCAAGCTGCCTGAACCGGCAGATATTGTAGAAGGCGTAGATAAATGCGAGATTTGCAATATGCAGGTGGCCAATAATCAGCATGCCACCCAGATCATTTTAAACGATGGAAAAATATTGAAATTTGATGACCTCGGTGATATGTACGCCTGGATCAAGAAAAACGGCAAAGGGAAGATCAAGGTCCAGTATGTGAGGGATTTCCATTCCAAGGAATGGATTAATGCCAAAGAAGCTTCCTATTTATATGATCAGGAATTCCAGACTCCGATGGCTTTCGGTGTGCTCTCTTTTAAGGACAAAAACGGGGCAGAATCCTATCAGAAAGAACAGCAGAAAGGCAAACTGCTTACCTATGAGGATCTGGACAAGCATAGCTGGGAACCAAACCGTGAGATGATGAAAAAGATGAAGGAAGAACATGGTGGTGGTCATGAACATAAGGACGGAGAGCAGGGACACCAGGATCACGGTAAGCAGGACGGGGAACATGGCGGTCAGGATAACAATCACAAAGAGGATACTGCAAATCGGGGAGATAGCCATCATACTCAGGATGCCGGACAATCAGGTAAAGAGCACGGTGGATATGAATAA
- a CDS encoding right-handed parallel beta-helix repeat-containing protein yields the protein MRRSLLGQAARTGWLLLLMLFLLPIHESAVAAEDSGLSLQQRLDSAFKGETIRIPPGRYQGSFVIRKPLRLEAEGEVVLVADSAKPPLTIQTNGAVVKGLQLETAFAETEDSALWMEGSGNEVSELNIRTSGTGVQLRNALENMLTGIGITRISGVNGGGEAQRGNGIDARESHGNFIRNCFVTNMFDGIYLENSDHNEVRESAVSMSRYGYHLMFSKGNRLVNNSGDRNVTGAMVMTSEDAVVTGNRWIKQSESVNSQGLLLYDVKGSRFAGNEVEGNRVGMYIELSDENELTDNVVRSNFIGIQIKHGSHNRIQENSFLSNVFQAEAQESSENQVSRNYWDAFKGLDTRGTGFSSIAFQVNPFYYTLTDETPAFQLFFQSPGLALLEQMMDSGLSEQSFTDTAPAMGPLHESVPVPLPGWGALVLSLLLAGGSFWIWIKMGVRSK from the coding sequence ATGAGGCGTTCTTTATTGGGACAGGCAGCAAGAACAGGCTGGCTGCTTCTTCTTATGTTGTTCTTGCTTCCGATACATGAATCTGCTGTGGCAGCTGAAGATAGCGGGCTATCCCTTCAACAGAGACTGGATAGCGCTTTTAAAGGTGAAACCATCCGTATCCCCCCGGGACGTTATCAAGGCTCTTTCGTAATCCGTAAACCGCTTCGTCTGGAAGCGGAGGGGGAGGTGGTTCTGGTTGCTGACTCTGCCAAACCTCCGTTGACGATTCAAACGAACGGTGCCGTAGTGAAAGGCCTTCAGCTTGAGACCGCCTTTGCTGAAACGGAAGACTCGGCTCTATGGATGGAGGGATCAGGTAACGAGGTATCGGAACTGAATATCCGGACCTCCGGAACCGGAGTGCAGCTAAGAAATGCCCTTGAAAATATGCTCACCGGCATCGGGATAACCCGGATTTCCGGGGTTAACGGCGGTGGAGAAGCACAAAGAGGCAATGGTATCGATGCAAGGGAATCGCATGGCAATTTCATCCGAAACTGCTTCGTAACCAATATGTTTGATGGGATTTATCTGGAGAATAGCGACCATAACGAGGTAAGGGAATCTGCAGTTTCCATGTCCCGGTACGGGTATCATCTGATGTTCAGCAAGGGGAACCGCTTGGTGAATAACTCCGGGGACCGCAATGTAACAGGAGCTATGGTGATGACTTCGGAAGATGCTGTGGTTACGGGAAACCGGTGGATCAAACAATCGGAAAGTGTAAATTCACAAGGTCTGCTGCTCTATGACGTTAAAGGATCACGTTTTGCCGGAAATGAAGTGGAAGGGAACCGCGTAGGGATGTACATAGAGCTTTCCGATGAAAATGAGCTGACGGACAATGTGGTCCGAAGCAATTTTATCGGCATCCAGATCAAGCATGGAAGTCATAACCGCATTCAGGAGAATAGTTTCCTGAGCAACGTGTTTCAGGCAGAAGCCCAGGAAAGTAGTGAAAACCAGGTATCCCGCAACTACTGGGATGCTTTCAAGGGGCTGGATACCAGGGGGACGGGTTTCAGCTCGATCGCTTTTCAGGTGAATCCTTTTTATTACACGCTAACGGATGAAACTCCGGCTTTTCAGCTGTTTTTCCAGTCTCCCGGGTTGGCACTGCTGGAGCAGATGATGGATTCCGGCTTATCGGAACAATCGTTTACGGATACGGCTCCTGCGATGGGCCCGCTGCATGAGAGCGTACCGGTACCTTTACCAGGATGGGGGGCACTTGTATTAAGCCTGCTTTTGGCAGGAGGAAGCTTTTGGATATGGATAAAAATGGGGGTTCGATCAAAATGA
- a CDS encoding thioesterase II family protein, which translates to MKSTKLFMLPYAGGSASVYLNWKKLMPPEVQIYPLELPGRGRRYKESLINSVQSMVPDLIKSMEAYGISVPYAIFGHSMGSLLALEVTHELVKQGYPLPVSLFLSGRDSPDSKEKRVYHNLPEQELLQEVIKMGGTPPELCENSELIELFLPIIRNDFKLVEIYHCQRDTPLDCPFFILNGKQDSFIDLLEIEGWSRFTSKPYTVKWFEGEHFYLHDHTKELCQYIWQQLLFLSLSSDSNLTTTEQY; encoded by the coding sequence ATGAAGAGTACAAAACTGTTTATGCTGCCCTATGCCGGAGGATCCGCATCTGTTTATTTGAATTGGAAAAAACTTATGCCCCCGGAAGTTCAAATTTACCCATTAGAGCTGCCCGGAAGAGGAAGGCGGTACAAGGAATCCTTGATAAACTCTGTCCAGTCCATGGTTCCTGATTTAATAAAGAGTATGGAAGCATACGGAATATCTGTTCCTTATGCTATTTTTGGACACAGTATGGGAAGTTTGCTGGCTCTGGAGGTGACTCACGAATTAGTAAAACAAGGGTACCCGTTGCCGGTTTCTCTATTTCTGTCGGGCAGAGACTCCCCTGACTCCAAAGAGAAGCGGGTGTATCATAATTTGCCTGAACAAGAGCTTTTGCAGGAGGTTATCAAGATGGGCGGCACCCCGCCGGAGTTATGCGAGAACAGCGAGTTGATTGAACTTTTTCTGCCGATTATTCGGAATGACTTCAAATTGGTTGAGATCTATCATTGTCAACGGGATACGCCACTGGACTGTCCGTTTTTTATTCTTAACGGAAAACAGGACTCTTTTATAGATTTGCTTGAGATCGAAGGATGGAGTCGGTTCACATCGAAGCCATACACGGTGAAATGGTTTGAGGGAGAGCATTTTTATCTCCATGACCATACCAAAGAATTGTGCCAATACATCTGGCAGCAGTTACTTTTTCTATCGCTTTCCTCTGACAGCAATTTGACAACCACAGAACAATACTAA
- a CDS encoding ComF family protein, which translates to MNGLEQSRFAKVWKKVLSAAQGLLSPRVSACPGCNQPAVLNTRQMGLCQICYTGIPWIREVICPICGRYEECGDCLRREETCFIRNRSAVRYDESMKELLARYKYRGDEQLSSLFGEMLLFAYFLHQEENRNLAASKASPPRVVTYVPLSGQRLLERGFNQAEQMAKALGKNLELPVVPLLVRSRHTDKQSQKTRRGRLEDVQGSFELDERVCSLMPAFFRSGFDLYLVDDVYTTGSTMNECAKVLRAKLPARVFGLTWAR; encoded by the coding sequence ATGAACGGACTTGAACAAAGCCGGTTCGCAAAAGTATGGAAGAAAGTGTTGTCAGCCGCGCAGGGGCTGCTTTCACCGCGGGTTTCCGCCTGTCCGGGCTGTAATCAGCCTGCCGTATTGAATACCCGCCAGATGGGCCTATGCCAAATCTGCTATACGGGAATTCCCTGGATTCGTGAAGTCATATGTCCGATATGCGGGCGTTATGAAGAGTGCGGGGATTGTTTGCGAAGAGAGGAGACCTGCTTTATAAGAAACCGGAGTGCCGTCCGCTATGACGAAAGTATGAAGGAACTGCTTGCCCGTTACAAATACCGGGGAGATGAGCAATTAAGCAGTCTGTTTGGAGAAATGCTGTTGTTTGCATATTTTTTGCATCAGGAGGAGAACCGGAACTTGGCTGCTTCCAAGGCTTCCCCTCCCCGGGTGGTAACCTATGTGCCGTTAAGCGGGCAAAGGTTGCTGGAACGGGGGTTTAACCAGGCGGAGCAAATGGCTAAAGCGCTTGGGAAAAACCTGGAACTTCCCGTTGTCCCACTGCTTGTTCGCAGCCGTCATACGGATAAGCAAAGTCAGAAGACACGCAGAGGGCGTCTGGAGGATGTACAGGGATCGTTCGAACTGGATGAGCGGGTATGTTCTCTCATGCCTGCCTTTTTTCGTTCAGGGTTTGATCTCTACCTTGTGGATGATGTTTACACGACTGGCAGTACGATGAATGAATGTGCAAAAGTCCTGCGGGCCAAACTGCCCGCACGGGTGTTTGGTCTGACTTGGGCCAGGTAA
- a CDS encoding helicase-related protein, protein MKAKLYAVETAASCRWYVTLDEQVDAAYWFRQYGDLTVLRLLEPSLSFGQASALLPVLQQELPAISALLPPKRASHGKAFPELPNARMIPSSTLIDSNTLTSRLFHLIQSAAKTCHLASCRPGQFRFHNVTFARWANQDNEVPFLSQDVYTRIVRGWEGRALLPEEAEQLVQTVHGKGVLDGCSPGLPKNRTSSVSWCSYIQLAWLQGDLAWASGLEAAERRSLPHFWKAERQYTCRRCGSGKDKLVWTSCPYCRTKCPYCSECLGMGRVRFCSPLIYGGKQSSVTSGAKLTGAGVTPEDKGSGTKGDWKLSEAQSAASAEAVRFLDRRRKNTADRQPDRFLIWAVTGAGKTEMIFPLIAHELARGGRVLIATPRRDVVLELAPRIAKAFAGVELAVLYGGSTDRWERGALTIATTHQLLRFTQAFDLVVIDELDAFPYHKNPVPLLLAAPPLRSMLAAHKLSAPLVKKLEASLKRGAQVFVFVPNIRSVEPLVHLLRQVLGPLHGGRGGTNTRKCPVPWIQGTSSKDPHRTEKVRDFRDGATRVLMTTTILERGVTVPRTDAFILDADSRLFDAAALVQMSGRVGRSKDDPAGTVCFVAKEKTSSQKEAIRQIAMMNAQAKKQGYLIDKGGRT, encoded by the coding sequence TTGAAAGCCAAGCTGTATGCCGTGGAAACAGCGGCCTCATGCCGTTGGTATGTAACACTGGATGAGCAAGTGGATGCGGCTTATTGGTTCAGGCAATATGGGGACCTTACGGTACTCCGTTTGCTGGAACCTTCCCTGTCTTTTGGACAAGCCAGTGCCCTTTTACCCGTTTTGCAACAGGAACTGCCCGCTATTTCGGCACTATTGCCGCCAAAACGTGCTTCGCATGGAAAAGCATTCCCCGAACTACCCAATGCCCGGATGATTCCTTCATCCACCTTAATTGATTCCAACACGCTAACATCCCGTCTCTTTCATCTTATTCAATCTGCGGCCAAGACATGCCATCTTGCCTCTTGCCGTCCGGGGCAATTCCGCTTCCATAACGTGACGTTTGCCCGCTGGGCGAATCAAGACAATGAGGTTCCCTTCTTAAGTCAAGACGTATATACCCGGATTGTAAGGGGCTGGGAAGGGCGTGCCCTGCTTCCGGAGGAAGCGGAACAACTGGTTCAAACAGTCCATGGAAAAGGCGTCTTGGACGGTTGCTCTCCCGGTCTTCCCAAGAACAGAACCTCCAGCGTATCCTGGTGCAGCTATATCCAATTGGCGTGGCTCCAGGGTGATCTTGCCTGGGCAAGCGGCCTGGAAGCTGCGGAGCGGAGGAGCCTGCCGCATTTCTGGAAAGCGGAGAGACAATATACTTGCAGAAGATGCGGAAGCGGAAAGGACAAGCTGGTATGGACTTCTTGTCCTTACTGCCGGACGAAATGCCCGTATTGCAGCGAATGCCTGGGAATGGGACGCGTACGCTTCTGTTCCCCGCTCATTTATGGGGGGAAGCAATCATCTGTGACGTCTGGAGCCAAGTTAACCGGTGCAGGAGTCACCCCGGAGGATAAGGGGAGCGGTACAAAGGGGGACTGGAAGCTGAGCGAGGCCCAGTCTGCCGCTTCCGCCGAAGCGGTTCGGTTTCTGGACCGCAGAAGAAAGAATACTGCGGATAGGCAGCCGGACCGGTTTCTGATCTGGGCCGTAACGGGAGCGGGAAAGACCGAGATGATTTTCCCTCTTATAGCGCATGAACTGGCCCGTGGGGGGCGTGTCTTAATCGCTACTCCCAGGCGGGATGTGGTGCTGGAGTTGGCCCCGCGTATCGCGAAAGCTTTCGCCGGGGTGGAATTGGCCGTGCTCTACGGCGGAAGCACGGACCGCTGGGAACGAGGAGCCCTCACCATCGCCACCACTCATCAGCTCCTGCGTTTCACGCAGGCGTTTGACCTTGTGGTGATCGACGAACTGGACGCGTTCCCCTACCACAAGAACCCCGTGCCGCTGCTGCTGGCCGCGCCCCCACTGCGCAGCATGCTCGCTGCGCACAAGCTCTCCGCGCCGCTGGTGAAGAAGCTGGAAGCTTCGCTGAAGCGCGGCGCGCAGGTGTTTGTGTTCGTCCCGAACATCCGCTCCGTGGAGCCGCTGGTGCACCTGCTTCGGCAGGTGCTTGGACCGCTTCACGGGGGACGGGGAGGGACGAACACGAGGAAGTGCCCTGTCCCGTGGATACAGGGCACTTCCTCGAAGGACCCGCACCGGACGGAGAAGGTGCGGGACTTCCGGGACGGCGCCACCCGGGTGCTGATGACGACGACCATTCTGGAACGCGGCGTTACGGTCCCGAGGACCGACGCGTTCATCCTGGATGCGGATTCCCGCCTGTTCGACGCAGCCGCCCTGGTTCAAATGTCGGGCCGGGTGGGGCGTTCCAAGGACGACCCGGCGGGAACGGTCTGTTTCGTGGCGAAGGAGAAGACAAGCTCACAGAAGGAGGCCATCCGCCAGATAGCCATGATGAATGCCCAGGCCAAGAAGCAAGGATATCTGATCGATAAAGGGGGGAGAACATGA
- a CDS encoding response regulator, producing MDYQGSPKPNRVKLILADDHQLFREGLKRIINMEDDMEVVGECGDGIQVIELCNEIQPDVVLMDINMPLENGVVATERLKLIFPDIKIIILSIHDDESYVFETLRKGASGYLLKDMEAESLINAIRSVVAGHAYIHPKVTGKLINQLRRMTYLDHTGVAGGNPAHDSALRYIDSPSSPLTKREAEVLRLMAEGRSNKSIGEYLYISEKTVKNHVSSILQKMEVDDRTQAVIIAIKNGWVTL from the coding sequence ATGGACTACCAGGGAAGCCCCAAACCTAATCGTGTGAAGCTGATCCTTGCGGATGATCACCAATTGTTCCGTGAGGGACTCAAGCGTATTATTAACATGGAAGATGATATGGAAGTAGTCGGTGAATGCGGTGACGGTATTCAGGTCATCGAACTTTGCAATGAAATTCAGCCTGACGTTGTGCTGATGGATATCAACATGCCGCTCGAGAACGGTGTTGTGGCTACAGAACGGCTGAAGCTGATTTTCCCGGACATCAAGATTATTATCCTGTCTATTCATGACGACGAAAGTTATGTATTTGAAACACTGCGAAAGGGGGCTTCGGGTTATTTACTCAAAGATATGGAGGCAGAGTCTCTGATTAATGCGATCCGTTCGGTCGTGGCAGGTCATGCCTATATTCATCCTAAAGTAACCGGCAAGCTGATCAATCAGCTTCGCAGGATGACCTACCTGGATCATACCGGCGTAGCCGGAGGTAATCCGGCCCATGATTCTGCACTGAGATACATTGATTCTCCAAGCAGCCCTCTAACAAAACGGGAAGCGGAAGTTCTCCGCTTGATGGCAGAGGGACGCAGCAACAAATCCATTGGGGAGTATTTGTACATAAGTGAGAAGACAGTGAAAAATCACGTGAGCAGTATCCTGCAGAAAATGGAAGTGGATGACCGTACCCAAGCAGTGATTATCGCGATCAAAAATGGCTGGGTGACTTTATAG
- a CDS encoding sensor histidine kinase, which yields MQVDALDRVIKNALSVMEDSKYQVFEICESTRRERESLAAELQYVIEEVQRTIDQVDGLEKDYKKSRIRLTEVSRDFDRYQEHDIKVAYDAAISIQLQLTVAREKENHLKARRNDIQKRIKNVDRQLERAEMIVSQMNVVLEYLSGDLNQVTRILESVKNRQLLGLKIILAQEDERKRIAREIHDGMAQTMANVVLRTEIAGRMLDKEEFDLAREELVDLKSQVRSGLEEVRKIIFNLRPMALDDLGLVPTLRKFVQDFEEKTKILTKFDFTGKESRLPSGMEVAVFRLVQEAFSNTFKHANASYVSLELAFNQDHVTITITDNGVGFDVEITEQKIAKGNNFGILGMRERLQLLEGTMNIFSKKNVGTKIKMHIPIRSENKEDVINGLPGKPQT from the coding sequence TTGCAGGTAGACGCTTTAGACCGCGTAATTAAAAATGCACTGTCTGTTATGGAAGACAGCAAGTATCAGGTGTTTGAAATTTGCGAGAGTACGCGCAGGGAAAGGGAGTCTCTTGCGGCTGAGCTTCAGTATGTAATTGAAGAAGTCCAGCGGACCATCGATCAGGTGGATGGGCTGGAGAAAGATTACAAGAAATCCAGAATCCGTCTTACAGAAGTGAGCAGGGACTTTGACCGTTATCAAGAGCATGATATTAAAGTAGCCTACGACGCGGCAATATCCATTCAACTGCAGCTGACGGTGGCACGGGAAAAGGAAAACCATCTTAAAGCCAGACGCAATGATATTCAAAAGCGCATTAAGAATGTGGACCGCCAACTGGAGAGAGCCGAGATGATTGTGTCCCAGATGAATGTTGTGCTTGAGTATCTGTCCGGTGATCTCAATCAGGTTACACGAATTCTGGAATCGGTCAAAAACCGGCAACTGCTCGGATTGAAAATTATTTTGGCTCAGGAAGATGAACGCAAGCGCATTGCCCGCGAGATTCATGACGGGATGGCCCAGACAATGGCCAATGTAGTGCTTCGGACCGAGATTGCCGGGCGGATGCTGGACAAAGAGGAGTTTGATCTTGCCCGGGAAGAACTGGTTGATCTGAAAAGCCAGGTCCGCAGCGGTTTGGAAGAAGTCAGAAAAATTATTTTTAACCTCCGGCCTATGGCCTTGGACGATCTGGGACTTGTGCCTACGCTCCGCAAGTTTGTGCAGGATTTTGAGGAAAAGACGAAAATCCTTACTAAATTTGATTTTACAGGCAAGGAAAGTCGGCTGCCTTCCGGGATGGAAGTGGCTGTTTTCCGTCTGGTGCAGGAGGCTTTCTCCAATACTTTTAAGCATGCCAACGCTTCTTATGTATCGCTTGAGCTTGCTTTTAATCAAGATCATGTGACGATCACTATCACTGACAATGGGGTCGGGTTTGATGTAGAAATCACAGAGCAAAAAATCGCAAAAGGGAATAATTTTGGCATCTTGGGTATGCGGGAGCGTCTCCAGCTCCTGGAGGGTACAATGAACATATTCTCCAAAAAGAATGTGGGAACCAAAATCAAGATGCATATTCCCATTCGTTCTGAGAATAAGGAGGACGTAATAAATGGACTACCAGGGAAGCCCCAAACCTAA
- a CDS encoding phosphodiester glycosidase family protein yields MNLDGGGSTQMVSRPLGSNAVSLSNQTEYGTERKVVDGIGIWSTALKGQAKGLIIHGDNELFMYERGKYTLADMTNIIILLNRKIKPDGSLSNPVGKFEGNGFIPVKSGDTDITAR; encoded by the coding sequence ATGAATCTTGATGGAGGAGGTTCGACGCAAATGGTATCCCGTCCCCTTGGCAGCAATGCGGTCAGCTTGTCCAACCAAACCGAATACGGGACTGAGCGGAAAGTAGTTGATGGAATAGGTATTTGGTCAACGGCGCTGAAAGGTCAGGCTAAAGGACTCATAATTCACGGTGATAACGAACTATTTATGTATGAGCGGGGAAAATATACCTTAGCGGATATGACGAATATTATAATCCTCTTAAATCGGAAGATAAAGCCTGACGGGTCTCTTTCCAACCCGGTTGGAAAATTCGAGGGAAACGGATTTATTCCTGTCAAATCTGGTGATACCGATATAACGGCGCGGTGA
- the metK gene encoding methionine adenosyltransferase produces MALTHGRRLFTSESVTEGHPDKICDQISDSVLDAFLANDPNARVACEVSVATGLVLVIGEITSRSEYVDIQAIARQTIKDIGYTRAKYGFDSQTCSVLVSLNEQSPDIAQGVNQALEAREGQMTDDEIEAIGAGDQGLMFGFAVNETPELMPLPISISHQLARRLTEVRKNGTLPYLRPDGKTQVTVEYEGDKPVRVDTIVVSTQHAEDVTLEQIQADIHEHVIKPIVPEQFLDTETKYFINPTGRFVIGGPQGDAGLTGRKIIVDTYGGYARHGGGAFSGKDPTKVDRSGAYAARYVAKNIVAAGLADKCEVQLAYAIGVARPVSINVDTFGTGKVSEEKLVKLIRKHFDLRPAGIIKELDLRRPIYRQTAAYGHFGRTDVDLPWERTDKADLLKKEAGL; encoded by the coding sequence ATGGCACTTACACACGGTCGTCGTTTGTTTACATCTGAATCTGTGACAGAGGGTCATCCGGATAAGATCTGTGACCAAATTTCGGATTCTGTCCTGGACGCGTTTTTAGCTAACGACCCGAACGCACGTGTAGCTTGTGAAGTATCGGTTGCAACTGGATTGGTACTGGTTATCGGAGAGATTACGTCCCGTTCCGAATATGTGGACATTCAAGCCATCGCCAGACAAACCATCAAAGATATAGGATACACACGGGCAAAGTATGGTTTTGACTCTCAGACCTGCTCGGTACTTGTATCACTGAACGAACAGTCCCCGGACATTGCCCAGGGCGTGAATCAGGCACTGGAAGCAAGAGAAGGGCAAATGACAGATGATGAGATTGAGGCAATCGGAGCCGGAGACCAGGGGCTCATGTTTGGTTTTGCCGTTAATGAGACTCCTGAACTGATGCCGCTGCCTATTTCCATTTCCCATCAACTCGCACGCCGCTTGACGGAAGTGAGAAAGAACGGAACACTGCCTTATCTTCGCCCCGACGGAAAAACTCAGGTTACTGTAGAGTACGAGGGAGATAAGCCGGTTCGGGTTGACACCATTGTTGTCTCTACCCAACATGCGGAAGATGTTACTTTAGAGCAAATTCAAGCCGATATCCATGAGCATGTCATCAAGCCGATTGTGCCTGAACAGTTTTTGGATACGGAAACCAAATATTTCATTAACCCGACAGGCCGTTTCGTAATTGGAGGTCCTCAAGGGGATGCCGGTTTGACCGGACGTAAAATTATTGTCGACACATACGGTGGTTATGCCCGCCATGGCGGTGGTGCGTTCTCCGGTAAGGACCCGACTAAGGTGGACCGTTCCGGTGCTTACGCGGCTCGCTACGTGGCTAAGAACATTGTTGCAGCCGGACTGGCGGACAAATGTGAAGTTCAATTGGCCTACGCTATCGGTGTAGCCAGACCGGTGTCTATTAATGTAGACACATTCGGTACAGGCAAAGTGAGTGAAGAGAAGCTCGTAAAGCTGATCCGCAAGCACTTCGACCTTCGTCCGGCAGGTATTATCAAGGAGCTGGATCTGCGCCGTCCGATTTACCGCCAAACTGCCGCATACGGCCATTTTGGACGTACCGATGTAGATCTTCCATGGGAACGTACGGATAAAGCCGATTTGCTGAAAAAAGAAGCAGGACTATAA
- a CDS encoding alpha/beta-type small acid-soluble spore protein, with product MARNQKVVPESHQALDALKYEIAAELGLPVGKNKPGFYGNADAEFASELGSVSLSSTKEDYWGHITSRDAGAVGGTITQRLIRKAEETLFTL from the coding sequence ATGGCCCGAAATCAAAAAGTGGTTCCCGAGTCGCATCAGGCTTTAGATGCGCTCAAGTATGAAATTGCCGCGGAGTTGGGGCTTCCGGTGGGAAAGAATAAGCCGGGATTTTATGGGAATGCCGACGCGGAATTTGCTTCTGAATTGGGCTCCGTATCGCTGTCTTCGACAAAAGAAGATTACTGGGGACATATTACATCCAGAGATGCCGGAGCAGTAGGCGGAACGATTACCCAAAGGCTAATACGGAAAGCGGAAGAAACCTTGTTTACCCTGTGA
- a CDS encoding S-layer homology domain-containing protein encodes MKKSLSVIVSSAMALSMFSSVAFGAKIDDFKDLKDLSAKDKAKFAAMIDANILHGLTSDYFGLYEATNRAQFARVAADVFKLKVDTSLEKSSFSDVSKEDPANGYALPYIEAAKDNGIAAGYEDGTYRPDKTLTKEELATLLVKGLGFKDEAEAATGSDPSVSDWAQGYVKVAVEKGIMNNDTNGMFNGQQLVNRYMLVTSTYPVFEKNYQQIVIEGAKVTVNSDDTATVTGTAKNAITVKVTVGDTTKEVQVKEDGTFSYTTDKLPTGDTTIFSGCL; translated from the coding sequence ATGAAGAAAAGTTTATCCGTAATTGTTTCCAGCGCTATGGCATTATCCATGTTTTCTTCCGTAGCGTTTGGTGCGAAAATTGATGATTTTAAAGATTTAAAAGATCTGAGTGCAAAAGATAAAGCAAAATTTGCTGCAATGATCGATGCAAACATTCTGCACGGTCTGACTTCCGACTACTTTGGCCTGTACGAAGCAACTAACCGTGCCCAATTTGCAAGGGTTGCTGCTGATGTATTCAAACTGAAAGTGGATACTTCCCTTGAGAAATCCAGTTTCTCCGATGTGAGCAAGGAAGATCCTGCCAACGGTTATGCCCTTCCTTACATTGAAGCTGCTAAAGATAACGGCATTGCCGCAGGTTACGAAGACGGAACCTACCGTCCGGATAAAACCCTGACCAAAGAAGAATTAGCTACTCTTCTCGTGAAAGGCCTGGGCTTTAAAGATGAAGCTGAAGCAGCTACAGGTAGTGACCCTTCCGTATCCGACTGGGCACAAGGTTACGTAAAAGTTGCTGTTGAAAAAGGAATTATGAACAACGATACCAACGGTATGTTCAATGGTCAACAGCTTGTTAACCGTTACATGCTTGTAACAAGCACTTATCCTGTTTTTGAAAAGAACTATCAGCAAATCGTTATTGAAGGTGCCAAGGTAACAGTAAATAGCGATGATACAGCCACTGTAACAGGTACAGCTAAAAATGCCATAACGGTTAAAGTAACAGTTGGCGACACAACCAAAGAAGTACAAGTGAAAGAAGATGGAACTTTCTCTTATACTACTGATAAGCTTCCTACAGGAGATACTACTATATTCTCTGGTTGCTTATAA